One window of Deltaproteobacteria bacterium HGW-Deltaproteobacteria-18 genomic DNA carries:
- a CDS encoding preprotein translocase subunit SecE, translated as MDIMKKNAEAELQKQGMMQKLTDLRIFFDQAKVELKKVVWPDKQETISTSSAVLLLVVVMALFLGVVDLVLTKIIAAVLS; from the coding sequence ATGGACATAATGAAAAAGAATGCCGAAGCAGAATTGCAAAAACAAGGAATGATGCAGAAGTTAACAGACCTGCGTATATTCTTTGACCAAGCAAAAGTGGAACTGAAGAAAGTTGTTTGGCCTGACAAGCAGGAGACCATCAGTACCAGTTCGGCGGTTTTGTTGTTGGTAGTCGTAATGGCACTCTTTCTTGGCGTTGTGGATTTGGTACTGACCAAAATCATTGCAGCCGTTCTGTCCT